One region of Triticum aestivum cultivar Chinese Spring chromosome 6B, IWGSC CS RefSeq v2.1, whole genome shotgun sequence genomic DNA includes:
- the LOC123138074 gene encoding probable glycosyltransferase 7, translated as MPASQDAPCMASRRLRCARSTAPRDGQRHRAALVRITGTGTGMARSLLGDALLFSAGAALGALLLLTLASPFAPPAVLLGRRSSSSAAAGDRRTFYDDPEVTYTVDRPITGWDEKRAQWLRAHPELAGAGEGRVLMVSGSQPTPCRSPTGDHVLTRLLKNKADYCRLNGVQLLYNTALLRPSMDRYWAKIPLIRAAMVAHPEAEWVWWVDSDAVLTDMDFRLPLRRYRGHNFVVNGWPSLVYDEASPSWTGLNAGVFLVRNCQWSLDFMDAWAAMGPDSPDYRRWGAVLTSTFKDKVFNESDDQSALVYMLQHKGSPWRDKVFLENDYYFQGYWVEIVGRLGDIAARYETMERRAPAALLRRRHAASWDHAAYAAAREAALAGAGLAESGVRGWRRPFVTHFTGCQPCSGDWNRDYSGDSCDDGMRRALNFADDQVLRDYGFRHAGPLSDDVRPLPFDYPAAAGRR; from the coding sequence ATGCCAGCCAGCCAGGACGCGCCATGCATGGCATCGCGGCGCCTGCGGTGCGCTAGAAGTACAGCGCCCCGAGACGGCCAACGCCACCGGGCTGCTCTGGTTCGCATCACTGGCACTGGCACCGGCATGGCGCGCTCCCTGCTCGGTGACGCGCTCCTCTTCTCCGCCGGAGCCGCGCTGGGCGCCCTGCTGCTGCTCACCCTGGCCTCGCCCTTCGCTCCGCCCGCCGTCCTGCTGGGACGACGGTCGTCGTCCTCCGCTGCTGCTGGTGATCGGCGCACGTTCTACGACGACCCGGAGGTGACGTACACCGTGGACCGTCCCATCACCGGGTGGGACGAGAAGCGCGCCCAGTGGCTCCGCGCGCACCCGGAGCTGGCCGGCGCCGGCGAGGGGCGCGTCCTGATGGTGTCCGGCTCGCAGCCGACGCCGTGCCGCTCCCCCACGGGCGACCACGTGCTGACGCGGCTCCTCAAGAACAAGGCGGACTACTGCCGCCTCAACGGCGTGCAGCTGCTGTACAACACGGCGCTGCTCCGCCCGTCCATGGACCGGTACTGGGCAAAGATCCCGCTGATCCGGGCCGCCATGGTGGCGCACCCGGAGGCCGAGTGGGTCTGGTGGGTGGACTCGGACGCCGTGCTCACCGACATGGACTTCCGCCTCCCGCTGCGCCGGTACCGGGGCCACAACTTCGTCGTCAACGGCTGGCCGAGCCTCGTGTACGACGAGGCGAGCCCGTCGTGGACGGGCCTCAACGCCGGCGTGTTCCTCGTGCGCAACTGCCAGTGGTCGCTCGATTTCATGGACGCCTGGGCCGCCATGGGGCCCGACTCGCCGGACTACCGCCGGTGGGGCGCCGTGCTCACGTCCACGTTCAAGGACAAGGTGTTCAACGAGTCGGACGACCAGTCGGCGCTGGTGTACATGCTGCAGCACAAGGGCAGCCCGTGGCGGGACAAGGTGTTCCTGGAGAACGACTACTACTTCCAGGGCTACTGGGTGGAGATCGTGGGGCGGCTGGGCGACATCGCGGCGCGGTACGAGACCATGGAGCGGCGGGCGCCGGCGGCGCTGCTGCGGAGGCGGCACGCGGCGAGCTGGGACCACGCGGCGTacgcggcggcgagggaggcggcgctggcGGGCGCGGGGCTCGCGGAGAGCGGCGTGCGCGGGTGGAGGCGGCCGTTCGTGACGCACTTCACGGGGTGCCAGCCCTGCAGCGGCGACTGGAACCGGGACTACTCCGGGGACAGCTGCGACGACGGCATGCGGCGCGCGCTCAACTTCGCCGACGACCAGGTGCTGAGGGACTACGGGTTCCGGCACGCCGGCCCGCTCAGCGACGACGTGCGGCCGCTGCCGTTCGATTATCCCGCGGCGGCCGGGAGGCGCTGA